Proteins encoded by one window of Halococcus hamelinensis 100A6:
- a CDS encoding thiolase domain-containing protein, which yields MTRASVVGADMTTFGVHERTLTELFATAALGAYDDAGVGPDDIDALYFGNAMGGQTENDTHLAPAVASQIGLAGIPCQRFEDACATSSNAFKNAVEAVEAGVHDTVLVGGVERCTPETGLGTGEMTRIFASASDRYYEQPTGLTFPGVFALLTKRHMHEYGTTEEQLAHVAVKNHANGTRNPNAHFGKEISVEDVLDSPVVADPFRLMDCCPFSDGASAVVVTSDDNADSFDEPVDVGGVGHATDIVPLSAKPVIQATQAARDAASQAYDQAGTSADGMDFAEVHDCFTGAEVMASEAIGFFEDGEGGPAAAEGRTAIDGDRPINPSGGLKAKGHPIGATGTGQIVELTEHLRNNAGERQIDGAERAVAHNLGGDAATTVVSVMEVRE from the coding sequence ATGACACGAGCAAGCGTCGTCGGCGCGGACATGACGACGTTCGGCGTCCACGAGCGCACCCTCACGGAACTGTTCGCGACGGCGGCGCTCGGCGCGTACGACGACGCCGGCGTGGGTCCCGACGACATCGACGCCCTCTACTTCGGCAACGCGATGGGCGGCCAGACCGAGAACGACACCCACCTCGCGCCCGCGGTGGCCTCCCAGATCGGGCTCGCGGGGATCCCCTGTCAGCGCTTCGAGGACGCGTGTGCGACCTCCTCGAACGCGTTCAAGAACGCCGTCGAGGCGGTCGAGGCGGGCGTCCACGACACCGTTCTGGTTGGCGGCGTCGAGCGCTGCACCCCCGAGACCGGTCTCGGCACCGGGGAGATGACGCGGATCTTCGCCTCGGCCTCCGACCGCTACTACGAACAGCCCACTGGGCTCACGTTCCCCGGCGTGTTCGCGCTCCTCACCAAACGCCACATGCACGAGTACGGGACCACCGAAGAACAGCTCGCCCACGTCGCGGTCAAGAACCACGCCAACGGCACCCGGAACCCGAACGCCCACTTCGGGAAGGAGATCAGCGTGGAGGACGTCCTCGACTCCCCCGTGGTCGCCGACCCGTTCCGGCTGATGGACTGCTGTCCGTTCTCGGACGGCGCGAGCGCCGTCGTCGTCACCAGCGACGACAACGCGGACTCGTTCGACGAGCCCGTGGACGTCGGCGGGGTCGGCCACGCGACCGACATCGTGCCGTTGAGCGCGAAACCCGTGATTCAGGCCACCCAGGCCGCCCGCGACGCTGCGAGTCAGGCCTACGACCAGGCCGGGACGAGCGCCGACGGGATGGACTTCGCGGAGGTCCACGACTGCTTCACGGGAGCCGAAGTGATGGCGAGCGAGGCCATCGGCTTCTTCGAGGACGGCGAGGGTGGTCCGGCCGCCGCCGAAGGCCGCACCGCGATCGACGGCGACCGGCCGATCAATCCTTCGGGCGGGCTGAAGGCGAAGGGCCATCCGATCGGTGCCACGGGCACGGGCCAGATCGTCGAACTCACGGAGCACCTCCGGAACAACGCCGGCGAGCGCCAGATCGACGGGGCCGAACGCGCCGTCGCGCACAACCTGGGTGGCGACGCCGCCACCACCGTCGTCTCAGTGATGGAGGTCCGCGAATGA
- a CDS encoding SDR family NAD(P)-dependent oxidoreductase has product MSEPGLDRFSLDGRVALVTGASRGIGEAIAVELAAAGASVAALARSEDDLDATVERIESAGGEAIACPADVTDEEEVTVAFDAAEALGPVDVLVNDAGTNPFFGDARDLDIETWERILSVNLTGAFRCAAAFGRRVGEREGTGAVVNVASVGGVVGLPYQTPYVASKHAMVGMTRTLAVEWAPEIRVNALAPGYVETAFTAGVRENDSIYEDLLDEIPQDRFADPEEVAGAAVYLASDAASYTTGEVHVVDGGYAAH; this is encoded by the coding sequence ATGAGTGAACCAGGGCTCGACCGCTTCTCGCTCGACGGTCGCGTGGCGCTCGTGACGGGAGCCAGTCGCGGTATCGGCGAGGCGATAGCCGTGGAGCTGGCGGCGGCGGGCGCGAGCGTGGCGGCGCTCGCACGCTCCGAGGACGACCTCGACGCGACCGTCGAGCGGATCGAATCGGCGGGCGGAGAGGCGATAGCGTGTCCGGCGGACGTCACCGACGAAGAGGAGGTGACGGTGGCGTTCGACGCGGCGGAAGCGCTCGGGCCGGTCGACGTGCTGGTGAACGACGCCGGCACCAACCCCTTCTTCGGCGACGCACGCGACCTCGACATCGAGACCTGGGAGCGGATCCTCTCGGTGAACCTCACCGGCGCGTTCCGGTGTGCGGCGGCGTTCGGGCGGCGGGTCGGCGAGCGCGAGGGGACCGGCGCGGTGGTCAACGTCGCGAGCGTCGGCGGGGTGGTCGGCCTCCCCTACCAGACGCCCTACGTCGCTTCGAAGCACGCGATGGTCGGGATGACCCGGACCCTCGCGGTCGAGTGGGCCCCCGAGATCCGGGTCAACGCGCTCGCACCGGGCTACGTCGAGACGGCGTTCACCGCGGGAGTCCGTGAGAACGACTCGATCTACGAGGACCTCCTCGATGAGATCCCACAGGACCGCTTCGCCGACCCCGAGGAGGTCGCCGGCGCGGCGGTCTATCTCGCGAGCGACGCGGCGTCGTACACCACCGGCGAGGTCCACGTCGTCGACGGTGGCTACGCGGCCCACTGA
- a CDS encoding SDR family oxidoreductase: MSFQLPDLTGRTAFVTGTTRGIGKRIALTLAEAGCNVVSTGKTVDDSESDLEGTIHDTAAACEERGVDAHAIQLNLRSPEEIEAAAEEAIEVFGEVDVVINNASAIQLANVADLPADRFDLLNEVNVRGTYLTIRAFLPHLKEHGGHVLTNAPPVTMDRAPGKAAYAWSKLGMTFVTLSVAAELRGTGVAANCFWPVTIIDTRASRYFGMGTEDDWRTPDIAADAACELLDREPDFSGHTLYDEAILREAGVTDFSPYNVTDGDPQPLSAQLFDPEYERP; encoded by the coding sequence ATGTCGTTTCAGTTACCCGACCTCACCGGGCGGACGGCGTTCGTCACCGGTACCACGCGCGGGATCGGTAAGCGGATCGCCCTCACGCTCGCCGAGGCGGGCTGTAACGTGGTCTCGACCGGGAAGACCGTCGACGATTCGGAGAGCGACCTGGAGGGAACCATCCACGACACGGCCGCCGCGTGCGAGGAGCGCGGCGTCGACGCCCACGCGATCCAGTTGAACCTCCGGAGTCCCGAAGAAATCGAGGCCGCCGCCGAGGAGGCCATCGAGGTCTTCGGCGAGGTCGACGTCGTGATCAACAACGCGAGCGCGATCCAGCTCGCGAACGTCGCGGACCTCCCGGCGGACCGTTTCGACCTCCTGAACGAGGTCAACGTCCGAGGGACCTACCTCACGATCCGCGCGTTCCTGCCCCATCTCAAGGAACACGGGGGTCACGTCCTCACCAACGCGCCGCCGGTGACGATGGACCGCGCGCCGGGGAAGGCGGCCTACGCCTGGTCGAAGCTCGGGATGACGTTCGTGACGCTCTCGGTCGCGGCCGAACTCCGGGGGACTGGCGTGGCCGCGAACTGCTTCTGGCCGGTCACGATCATCGACACCCGTGCCTCGCGCTACTTCGGGATGGGCACGGAAGACGACTGGCGGACACCCGATATCGCCGCCGACGCGGCGTGCGAACTCCTCGACCGCGAGCCCGACTTCTCGGGGCACACACTCTACGACGAGGCGATCCTCCGCGAAGCGGGTGTCACCGATTTCTCCCCGTACAACGTCACCGACGGCGACCCACAGCCCCTCTCGGCGCAGCTGTTCGATCCCGAGTACGAGCGGCCCTGA
- a CDS encoding SOUL family heme-binding protein, with translation MNRARLGLVGAAAVGGGLALWSAFGLLRSRSAEQVEYVVERTIDDRTEVRRYPELVRAETTGSSGREAFLRLFDYIQGANDSGSDVSMTAPVRQDDAGEEVSMTAPVRIDDDSRDGVRMAFYLPAEYTPNTAPRPAHSAVSLVVEPPRSVAARRFSWWTFDWRTRRQESKLLDAFDGSELTPVGEPFSLGYDDPSVPPFLRTNEVAVEVEW, from the coding sequence ATGAATCGAGCACGACTCGGGCTGGTCGGCGCGGCGGCGGTCGGGGGCGGCCTCGCGCTCTGGAGCGCCTTCGGACTTCTACGATCCCGATCGGCCGAGCAAGTCGAGTACGTCGTCGAACGGACGATCGACGACCGAACCGAGGTCCGGCGGTATCCCGAACTCGTCCGGGCCGAGACCACGGGCTCGTCGGGTCGTGAGGCGTTCCTCCGGCTCTTCGACTACATCCAGGGCGCGAACGACTCCGGGTCGGACGTCTCGATGACCGCGCCGGTCCGCCAGGACGACGCGGGCGAGGAGGTATCGATGACCGCACCGGTCCGAATCGACGACGACAGCCGGGATGGAGTCAGGATGGCCTTCTACCTCCCCGCCGAGTACACCCCGAACACCGCGCCGCGACCGGCCCACTCGGCGGTCTCGCTCGTCGTCGAACCCCCGCGGTCGGTGGCGGCGCGGCGCTTCTCGTGGTGGACGTTCGACTGGCGGACGCGCCGTCAGGAGTCGAAACTCCTCGACGCGTTCGACGGGAGCGAGCTGACGCCCGTCGGCGAGCCGTTCAGCCTCGGGTACGACGACCCGAGCGTCCCGCCGTTCCTCCGAACGAACGAGGTCGCCGTCGAAGTCGAGTGGTGA
- a CDS encoding DUF7128 family protein, protein MVVETVRDDMTWHECEHCGLMFDDEEEARQHEERCDAEEPNYLQ, encoded by the coding sequence ATGGTGGTCGAGACCGTGCGCGACGACATGACGTGGCACGAATGCGAACACTGCGGGCTGATGTTCGACGACGAAGAGGAGGCGAGACAGCACGAGGAGCGGTGTGACGCCGAGGAGCCGAACTACCTGCAATAA